A genomic window from Paenibacillus sp. FSL K6-0276 includes:
- a CDS encoding methyl-accepting chemotaxis protein, which yields MKIRLKLSLMLIGVTLLCITVMGVFTYLKSTQAIVSLTENSMKQVNTNKAQTIASMISKEKRSIELIAGRSEIVELLLQAGNGGVAKGDKLQNEVNISLQGIVEDAGNLEHVFVSDMKGIAVADSDTKLIGADFSERNYTKKVMETAEPVISETLKSKSTGAYVVVFVHPVKSNGKMIGYVASAVTADSMIKYLADTKVVNTTSSYVYLLDENGNKLYHPDKKQIGQPVENTQISAVMDRVRAGEEVADGLLNNTVDGVEKKSAYTVMPETHWLLVLTADLDEIVKSVTEMRNFNIVLGAGSLIIALLIALYFANKISSPIVKLTEMINRTAELNLTYDSQYEYLTKNKDETGTIAKAMLRTRVILRDMAGSLITISTKVLDNAETLEKLSIDVRENAHDNSATTQQLSAGMEETAASTQEMTAAITEIDVNVSEISSNVKEGAEVSKQISERAMALQDEALESTDNAKRVYESVRVDMEKAIEQSNAISEINVLADTILSITSQTNLLALNAAIEAARAGEAGRGFAVVAGEIRKLAEKSSETAAGIQGVVSGVYASVELMKENSEALLAFIDQNVLGDYERLTEVSQQYNRDATTVNMLMNQFETAADHLSMAVSSISIAVNEVAATVNEGAIGIQDIAVKTADIVEKTFEEVTMADENTQSAKELQGLVDQFKM from the coding sequence ATGAAGATTCGCCTTAAGCTATCACTTATGTTGATAGGAGTGACCCTGTTATGTATAACGGTAATGGGGGTATTTACGTATTTGAAGTCAACTCAGGCGATTGTGAGCCTAACTGAGAATTCTATGAAGCAGGTCAATACGAATAAAGCTCAGACCATAGCATCCATGATTTCGAAAGAGAAGAGAAGTATTGAACTTATTGCGGGTAGGTCGGAAATTGTCGAACTATTGCTTCAAGCTGGTAACGGTGGAGTAGCCAAGGGGGATAAGCTTCAGAATGAGGTGAATATCAGCCTTCAGGGAATTGTGGAGGATGCAGGAAACCTTGAACATGTGTTTGTCAGTGATATGAAGGGCATTGCTGTGGCAGACAGTGACACTAAGCTTATAGGTGCAGATTTTAGTGAAAGAAATTATACGAAGAAAGTAATGGAGACCGCAGAGCCGGTAATTAGCGAAACGCTGAAATCGAAATCTACTGGGGCTTATGTGGTGGTTTTTGTGCATCCGGTGAAGAGTAACGGGAAGATGATTGGATATGTTGCTTCAGCTGTTACTGCGGATAGTATGATTAAGTACTTGGCAGATACTAAAGTGGTGAACACGACGAGCTCATATGTATATTTACTGGATGAGAACGGGAATAAACTGTACCACCCGGATAAAAAGCAAATCGGACAACCGGTTGAGAATACTCAAATTTCAGCTGTTATGGATCGTGTGAGGGCTGGTGAGGAGGTAGCGGACGGCCTGCTCAATAATACAGTTGATGGTGTGGAAAAGAAATCAGCTTACACAGTTATGCCTGAGACCCATTGGTTGCTTGTATTAACTGCTGACTTAGACGAGATAGTGAAGTCTGTCACTGAGATGAGAAACTTCAATATTGTACTAGGTGCGGGAAGTTTGATTATAGCATTGCTGATTGCTCTCTATTTTGCTAATAAAATCTCTTCACCGATTGTTAAACTAACAGAGATGATAAATAGAACGGCAGAGCTGAATTTGACGTATGACTCCCAGTATGAGTATCTGACGAAAAACAAAGATGAAACCGGCACGATTGCCAAAGCAATGCTCCGCACACGGGTTATTCTTCGTGATATGGCGGGCAGTCTAATCACTATCTCAACCAAGGTGCTAGATAATGCGGAGACCCTTGAGAAGCTGTCAATAGATGTTCGGGAGAATGCTCACGACAATTCGGCAACTACACAGCAGCTATCCGCAGGGATGGAGGAGACAGCAGCTTCAACACAAGAGATGACTGCAGCGATTACTGAAATTGATGTCAATGTATCCGAGATCTCTAGTAATGTGAAGGAAGGCGCTGAAGTTTCCAAACAGATCAGTGAGCGAGCTATGGCGTTACAAGATGAGGCGTTAGAGTCTACGGATAATGCGAAGCGAGTGTATGAATCTGTTCGTGTCGATATGGAAAAAGCAATTGAGCAGTCGAACGCGATCTCGGAGATTAATGTACTGGCGGATACGATTCTATCGATTACTAGTCAGACTAATCTGCTTGCTTTGAATGCAGCCATCGAAGCGGCCAGAGCAGGTGAGGCGGGTAGAGGATTTGCTGTTGTAGCTGGTGAAATCCGTAAGTTGGCTGAGAAATCATCAGAGACCGCGGCTGGGATTCAGGGGGTCGTTTCAGGTGTATATGCTTCTGTTGAACTAATGAAGGAAAATTCAGAGGCGTTACTCGCTTTTATTGACCAGAACGTTCTTGGAGATTATGAGCGGTTAACGGAGGTGAGTCAGCAATATAACAGAGATGCAACTACAGTGAATATGCTGATGAATCAATTCGAGACCGCAGCCGATCATCTAAGTATGGCGGTATCTAGTATTTCTATTGCGGTCAATGAAGTGGCTGCTACAGTAAATGAGGGGGCAATTGGTATTCAGGATATTGCGGTGAAGACGGCTGATATCGTGGAGAAGACATTCGAGGAAGTTACGATGGCTGATGAAAATACTCAAAGTGCCAAAGAGCTGCAGGGGCTGGTAGATCAGTTTAAGATGTAA
- a CDS encoding bile acid:sodium symporter family protein: MISIHKVNDQVLSNIRNGLIKSNVVLEKIMPLLTPTAIVVGVLNESRLLPFTGLVPWIFAFMTLIGSLKSNLKDLLGVLLKPQKLLVLMIILHIVMPLIGWLVASVVFPGDPYTVTGFVLLFAIPTGVVSVVWVSIYGGNIALTLALILIDTLLSPIVVPGTLYLLMGASVEIQLGEMMKGLLWMVVIPSVVGMLLNQWTKGRVNTVCGPPLSPFVKVGLFMVVSINGASIARYLKHPDSKLAIIIGVTFIIVVLGYVIGAVVSRRFRFSYEDSVAVQFNSGMRNLSAGAVLAVKYFPPAVALPVISGMLFQQILAAMSGLFLRNRTKSPLTDGALTQVPPASQSEPPISSQR; the protein is encoded by the coding sequence ATGATATCCATACATAAGGTGAATGACCAAGTGCTTAGCAATATACGAAATGGACTCATCAAATCCAATGTAGTTCTCGAAAAAATTATGCCATTATTAACACCTACAGCCATCGTAGTTGGCGTGCTTAATGAAAGCAGACTGCTGCCGTTCACAGGCCTCGTTCCTTGGATATTCGCCTTCATGACATTGATCGGAAGTTTGAAGTCCAATCTCAAAGATCTGCTGGGCGTACTGCTGAAACCACAGAAGTTGCTGGTGTTGATGATCATTCTCCATATTGTGATGCCGCTCATTGGCTGGCTCGTAGCAAGTGTTGTTTTTCCTGGAGATCCCTACACAGTGACTGGATTTGTACTGCTGTTTGCGATCCCTACGGGTGTCGTTAGTGTGGTGTGGGTATCCATATACGGAGGGAATATTGCACTAACTTTGGCACTTATTCTGATCGATACGCTCTTGTCACCGATTGTCGTTCCGGGGACCTTGTATTTGCTCATGGGAGCAAGTGTGGAAATTCAGCTTGGGGAAATGATGAAGGGGCTGTTATGGATGGTTGTAATTCCTTCGGTGGTCGGGATGCTTCTGAATCAATGGACAAAAGGCAGGGTGAATACGGTATGTGGACCGCCGCTTTCCCCATTTGTAAAGGTTGGGTTGTTCATGGTCGTTTCCATTAATGGTGCCAGTATTGCTCGTTATCTGAAGCACCCGGATAGTAAATTAGCTATTATTATTGGAGTAACCTTTATAATCGTAGTTCTTGGATACGTAATCGGAGCAGTGGTATCACGTCGTTTCCGATTTAGCTATGAAGATTCTGTGGCTGTGCAATTTAATTCTGGCATGCGTAATTTAAGCGCGGGAGCTGTGCTCGCAGTGAAATATTTTCCTCCGGCTGTTGCGCTTCCTGTGATTTCAGGAATGTTATTTCAGCAAATACTTGCTGCAATGTCTGGTCTGTTTTTACGTAACAGAACTAAAAGCCCCTTAACAGATGGTGCATTAACGCAAGTTCCCCCAGCATCCCAGTCAGAACCGCCTATTTCATCACAGAGATAA
- a CDS encoding IS4 family transposase gives MGTIPNQSVICKCLDLLPLSDEAFPLFNHRRRLTLVKAVKLLVEAQLNQRADLDEISQALRANRELQQAVGLKSISPSQVVRTLDNLPLEVLQRVWLLLTQQVAQMYPEQGVTGLGKLHLIDSTSLSLPELAGKWAYCSKHSNGVKVHLKLVIADSDTVYPTQVICSTLGVADSEVALDLVVDKDAIHVLDRGYRVYRLYETWLEQGLRFVARIQQNSRTLVLHEREVAPHTPVLRDADVLVSYKNAEKQLVEVQLRLVEYTDEKGRQYRVITNVWDKTAEQISEIYHHRWLIEIFFKWMKQHVSLIHLYSSREKAVWNQIFLALIGYALVLLLRNETDAAQSPWSFLKLLRCYMCQAWNRFLQELQRKPEKFSKGRQKKGKTGRPQTKPKKYKTVKKYANQ, from the coding sequence ATGGGTACTATACCAAATCAATCTGTCATTTGTAAATGCCTTGATTTACTTCCGCTTTCCGACGAAGCGTTTCCGCTGTTTAATCATCGACGTAGATTGACGTTGGTCAAGGCCGTGAAACTACTTGTCGAAGCCCAACTCAACCAACGAGCAGACCTCGACGAAATTAGCCAGGCCTTACGAGCGAACCGAGAACTTCAGCAAGCAGTAGGTCTAAAATCGATTAGTCCTTCTCAAGTGGTGCGTACACTGGACAATCTACCGCTCGAGGTGTTGCAGCGCGTGTGGCTCCTGCTTACGCAGCAAGTCGCACAGATGTATCCTGAACAAGGCGTTACCGGTCTGGGTAAACTTCATCTCATTGATTCTACGAGTCTGTCTCTCCCTGAACTCGCTGGGAAGTGGGCCTATTGTTCCAAGCATAGTAACGGGGTCAAGGTTCATTTGAAGCTTGTGATTGCAGATAGCGATACGGTGTACCCGACCCAAGTCATTTGCTCGACGCTCGGGGTCGCCGACTCTGAAGTGGCCTTGGATTTAGTCGTCGACAAAGATGCCATTCATGTCTTGGATCGTGGGTATAGGGTGTACCGTTTGTATGAAACTTGGCTGGAGCAAGGTCTGCGGTTTGTCGCACGCATCCAGCAGAACAGCAGAACCCTCGTTCTTCATGAGCGTGAGGTCGCCCCCCATACCCCCGTGTTGCGGGATGCCGATGTGCTTGTGAGTTACAAAAATGCGGAAAAACAACTCGTCGAGGTTCAGCTGCGTTTAGTGGAATATACTGACGAAAAAGGGCGTCAATATCGGGTTATAACCAATGTGTGGGACAAAACGGCCGAGCAGATTAGTGAAATCTATCACCACCGGTGGCTAATTGAGATCTTCTTCAAGTGGATGAAGCAGCATGTTAGCTTGATCCACCTGTATAGTTCACGAGAAAAAGCGGTGTGGAATCAGATCTTTTTAGCACTGATTGGATATGCATTGGTTCTTCTGCTTCGCAATGAGACGGACGCAGCGCAGTCCCCGTGGTCTTTTTTGAAGCTTTTACGGTGCTACATGTGCCAGGCATGGAACCGATTTCTACAAGAACTCCAGCGAAAACCAGAGAAGTTCTCAAAGGGAAGGCAGAAAAAAGGAAAGACAGGTCGTCCCCAAACGAAGCCGAAGAAATATAAGACGGTAAAGAAGTACGCCAACCAGTAA
- a CDS encoding HD domain-containing protein, whose amino-acid sequence MNESLITDRTEVFVKEQLGQDTTGHDWWHSDRVRNTAAEIAEIESADVFVCTMAALLHDVADEKLNPSKEEGLHKVRTWLSSNLTDEEQINHIMTIIETMSFSGGGGEPMRTLEGQVVQDADRLDALGAIGIARTFIFSGAKGRPAYDPEVSPRDESLQKEYRDYSKGTAINHFYEKLLKLKFLMNTAYGRKLAEERHDFMLNFLDQFYKEWNQGS is encoded by the coding sequence ATGAATGAATCTTTAATTACAGATCGGACCGAAGTTTTTGTTAAAGAACAACTTGGACAAGATACTACGGGTCATGACTGGTGGCATTCTGATCGGGTGCGGAATACCGCCGCTGAAATTGCCGAGATCGAGAGCGCGGATGTATTTGTCTGCACGATGGCGGCCTTGCTGCATGATGTTGCTGACGAGAAGCTTAATCCTTCTAAAGAAGAAGGTTTGCATAAAGTACGTACGTGGCTTTCTTCAAACCTTACAGATGAGGAACAAATTAATCATATCATGACAATTATTGAGACGATGTCCTTTAGTGGTGGCGGGGGAGAACCGATGCGAACCCTTGAAGGACAAGTGGTTCAAGATGCGGATCGACTTGATGCGCTTGGAGCAATTGGGATTGCCAGAACCTTTATTTTCTCAGGGGCGAAAGGTCGTCCAGCTTATGATCCGGAAGTGTCTCCAAGAGATGAATCGCTTCAAAAGGAGTACAGGGATTACAGCAAGGGGACGGCTATTAATCATTTTTATGAGAAGCTGTTGAAATTAAAATTCCTGATGAATACGGCCTATGGACGCAAGTTAGCAGAAGAACGGCATGATTTCATGCTGAATTTTCTGGACCAGTTCTATAAGGAATGGAATCAAGGGAGCTAA
- a CDS encoding stalk domain-containing protein, translating to MNKRIGKLVLCLAISLGGTTAVFQNTTQAAPAGGVSIVLDGYALPFPVEPVVMNGTTMVPFRAISEALGINVEWNQALKKITATKTDTAGTKVVTLTLGSKNAGVNGDVVKLGVAPQTIRNNTMIPLSFFGQQFGAGVAWDQATKTVSITSPKTDMYKLGFYALSSYSEISLLPSFDAVAFGWSGIDKSGQFTTTGTDFRWPQAAGDVTPESIISNAAAGGTAPYLMVFSGDTASELTKNLEDKVLQEQTITGIVDLATQKGFQGITLDLEGLGLTGDKAKVQADYNAFVKNLSQKAHAAGLKLTVILHPLNSSYKGYDYKTLGSLADDLVIMAYDYLQEKKMPEPLKLVDEGIRLALQQVSKDKLILGISVYSENETSVNSKVGLAKRYGLKGIAIWRVGLIGQPVWNEMGKSVEL from the coding sequence ATGAACAAACGGATTGGTAAATTAGTCTTATGTCTGGCGATTTCGCTAGGCGGCACCACAGCTGTATTTCAAAATACTACGCAAGCAGCACCCGCAGGGGGAGTTAGTATTGTACTGGATGGTTATGCACTACCGTTTCCAGTAGAGCCTGTTGTGATGAACGGAACAACAATGGTCCCATTCCGAGCGATATCTGAAGCGCTGGGGATCAACGTAGAGTGGAATCAAGCGCTTAAGAAAATTACCGCGACTAAAACGGATACAGCGGGTACTAAAGTGGTAACTTTGACCCTAGGTAGCAAAAATGCAGGTGTAAACGGTGATGTTGTGAAGCTAGGCGTTGCCCCGCAAACGATCCGTAATAACACGATGATTCCGCTTAGCTTCTTCGGCCAGCAGTTTGGTGCGGGCGTAGCTTGGGATCAAGCGACGAAAACAGTATCAATCACCTCACCAAAGACGGATATGTATAAGCTGGGCTTCTATGCGCTTAGCTCATACAGCGAAATTTCGTTGCTTCCTAGCTTTGATGCTGTAGCTTTTGGGTGGAGCGGGATTGATAAAAGTGGACAATTCACCACGACAGGCACTGACTTTAGATGGCCTCAAGCTGCTGGGGATGTAACCCCAGAGTCTATTATCTCGAATGCTGCAGCTGGTGGCACAGCGCCTTATCTGATGGTCTTTTCTGGTGACACTGCTTCCGAGTTGACGAAGAATCTTGAAGATAAAGTGCTTCAAGAGCAGACGATTACAGGAATCGTCGATCTGGCTACACAAAAGGGATTCCAAGGCATCACGCTGGATCTTGAAGGACTGGGTCTAACGGGAGATAAGGCTAAGGTGCAAGCTGATTATAATGCTTTTGTGAAGAATCTGTCTCAAAAAGCACATGCAGCAGGTCTTAAGCTTACGGTTATTCTTCATCCATTAAACAGCTCTTATAAAGGTTATGATTACAAGACGCTAGGCAGCCTCGCAGACGATTTGGTCATTATGGCTTATGATTATTTGCAAGAGAAAAAAATGCCAGAGCCGCTGAAACTAGTAGATGAAGGCATCCGGCTTGCACTTCAGCAAGTAAGTAAGGATAAGCTCATTCTCGGTATTTCTGTTTATAGTGAAAATGAAACTTCAGTAAATTCCAAAGTTGGACTTGCCAAACGTTATGGTCTTAAAGGGATAGCGATCTGGCGTGTGGGCTTGATTGGACAGCCTGTCTGGAATGAGATGGGTAAGTCGGTGGAGTTGTAG
- a CDS encoding histidine--tRNA ligase, with protein MMQNIKGTYDYFGQEQALRKNIQNMLQDLFELYDFESMDTTLLNELELLTSKYAGGDEILKEMYQLTDQGNRKLGLRYDLTIPFAKVIALNPGIAFPFKRYEIGKVFRDGPVKRGRLREFLQCDVDVVGISGPEAEAELMQLATEAFRKLDIPIILKWNNRRFLGEILESIGVPTDEQLSVMLILDKLEKINISGVENELIGKGLESATIAAILALIEMDNPSFEQLCEKYNLTAQPGASEVLILQKLIQDIGLQETCRFDPFLSRGLSFYTGTVYEIFDASGSFTSSLGGGGRYDAIIGQLVGREVIQYPTVGLSFGMESIMALLAERPIQENKAANVMVIPIGETLPQALIAADELRACSIRTTLVSGKRKLKKQLARASSKNIRYIILIGESESSVDKVRLKDMEEQTEVIVPLDEAIYLITG; from the coding sequence ATGATGCAAAACATTAAAGGAACTTATGATTACTTCGGTCAAGAACAAGCGCTCAGAAAAAACATTCAAAATATGCTACAGGACTTGTTTGAGCTCTATGATTTTGAATCGATGGATACGACGCTATTAAACGAACTGGAGTTATTGACCTCAAAATATGCAGGCGGGGACGAAATCCTCAAGGAAATGTATCAACTCACAGATCAAGGTAACCGCAAGCTGGGGTTACGTTATGATCTGACTATTCCTTTTGCCAAAGTGATCGCTTTAAATCCAGGGATAGCGTTCCCCTTCAAGCGGTATGAGATCGGAAAAGTGTTCCGAGATGGACCCGTGAAACGTGGACGTCTGCGTGAATTTCTGCAATGTGATGTTGATGTAGTCGGCATTTCCGGCCCTGAGGCTGAAGCTGAGCTAATGCAACTGGCAACCGAAGCTTTCCGCAAGCTAGACATCCCTATCATCCTAAAATGGAACAATCGACGATTTCTCGGCGAGATTCTGGAGTCCATTGGCGTACCTACCGATGAGCAACTATCCGTTATGCTTATCCTTGATAAACTTGAGAAAATCAACATTAGCGGAGTGGAGAACGAGTTGATTGGCAAGGGGCTAGAATCTGCAACCATCGCAGCGATTCTAGCGCTTATCGAAATGGACAATCCAAGCTTTGAGCAGTTATGCGAAAAATACAATCTCACAGCACAACCGGGTGCGTCAGAGGTTCTTATCCTACAAAAGCTAATCCAAGACATTGGACTACAGGAGACTTGCCGTTTCGATCCTTTCTTATCCCGAGGTCTTTCATTCTACACAGGAACTGTCTACGAGATCTTTGATGCTTCTGGTTCCTTTACCTCAAGCTTGGGTGGTGGAGGCAGATATGACGCTATCATTGGACAGCTAGTGGGCAGAGAGGTTATTCAATACCCAACGGTTGGGTTGTCTTTTGGCATGGAGTCTATTATGGCACTCCTAGCAGAACGACCTATCCAAGAAAATAAAGCAGCTAATGTTATGGTCATTCCCATTGGTGAGACACTACCACAAGCTTTGATTGCAGCAGACGAGCTACGTGCCTGTTCAATAAGAACCACTCTCGTATCCGGTAAAAGAAAACTAAAAAAACAACTCGCCAGAGCCTCATCCAAAAACATCCGTTACATTATACTCATCGGCGAAAGCGAATCGAGTGTTGATAAGGTACGTCTGAAAGATATGGAGGAACAAACAGAGGTTATCGTTCCGCTGGATGAAGCTATTTACCTCATCACAGGATAA
- a CDS encoding DEAD/DEAH box helicase: MSELQFKDYELNEDIIKALDVLKYETPTEVQSKVIPVALQQKDLIVKSQTGSGKTAAYGIPVCDLVDWVENKPQALILTPTRELALQVKEDITNIGRFKRVKAVALFGKQPFAPQKIELTQKTHVVVGTPGRVFDHIERGTLPLNRIKYLIIDEADEMLSMGFIEQIEKIIKQLPKERVTCVFSATLPEVIKNLCRKYMSDPTEIEIQASGITTATIEHALIEVRQAAKFSLLSDIITVENPDSCIIFCRTQEQVNAVFRGLADLEYPCDKIHGGMEQDERFEVMNAFKRGQFRYLIATDVAARGIDIENITHVINYDIPLEKESYVHRTGRTARAGKTGKAITFVTPNEQKWVKEIEGYIGFSIPHMKAPSDDAVAYAKEAFEQKINKQPVRKKDKSECLNKEIMKLYFNGGKKKKLRAVDFVGTIAKLEGVAADDIGIISIQDNVTYVDILNGKGAMVLQAMRETTVKGKQLKVHIAKK; this comes from the coding sequence ATGAGTGAATTGCAATTTAAAGATTATGAGTTAAACGAAGACATTATTAAAGCGCTGGATGTCCTGAAATATGAGACGCCTACTGAAGTTCAGAGCAAAGTAATCCCTGTGGCTTTGCAGCAGAAGGATCTGATTGTGAAATCGCAAACGGGTAGCGGAAAGACGGCCGCATACGGGATTCCGGTCTGTGATCTGGTGGATTGGGTGGAGAACAAACCTCAGGCTTTGATCCTTACGCCTACTCGGGAGCTTGCATTGCAAGTGAAAGAGGATATCACCAATATTGGACGATTTAAACGGGTTAAGGCAGTAGCTCTTTTCGGTAAGCAGCCCTTTGCTCCGCAAAAAATAGAACTTACCCAAAAAACACATGTTGTCGTGGGTACGCCTGGGCGTGTGTTCGACCATATTGAAAGAGGCACGCTTCCGCTAAACCGAATCAAGTATTTGATCATCGATGAAGCAGACGAGATGCTGAGCATGGGGTTCATCGAGCAGATTGAGAAGATCATCAAGCAGCTACCAAAAGAACGAGTGACTTGCGTTTTCTCGGCTACTTTACCGGAAGTGATTAAGAATTTGTGCCGGAAATATATGAGCGATCCAACGGAAATCGAGATTCAGGCAAGTGGAATTACGACCGCTACGATTGAGCATGCATTGATCGAAGTGAGACAAGCTGCCAAATTCTCGCTGTTGAGTGACATCATCACGGTGGAGAATCCGGATAGCTGTATTATCTTTTGCCGTACGCAAGAGCAGGTGAATGCGGTATTTAGAGGACTTGCTGATCTGGAATATCCTTGTGATAAGATCCACGGGGGAATGGAGCAGGATGAGCGCTTTGAGGTCATGAATGCTTTTAAAAGAGGACAGTTCCGTTACTTAATCGCTACCGATGTAGCAGCAAGAGGAATTGATATCGAGAACATCACTCACGTGATTAATTACGATATTCCATTGGAAAAAGAAAGCTACGTGCACCGTACAGGCAGAACTGCTCGAGCAGGCAAGACAGGTAAAGCGATCACTTTTGTCACTCCGAATGAGCAAAAATGGGTGAAGGAAATCGAAGGCTATATTGGCTTTAGTATCCCACATATGAAAGCTCCTTCGGACGATGCCGTTGCTTACGCGAAGGAAGCGTTCGAGCAGAAGATTAACAAGCAGCCTGTCCGCAAGAAGGACAAAAGCGAATGCTTGAACAAAGAGATCATGAAGCTGTACTTCAACGGCGGTAAGAAAAAGAAGCTAAGAGCCGTGGACTTTGTTGGCACAATCGCAAAGCTTGAGGGTGTAGCTGCGGATGATATCGGTATTATCTCGATTCAGGACAATGTGACTTACGTGGATATTTTGAACGGTAAGGGTGCAATGGTGCTGCAAGCGATGAGAGAGACGACGGTGAAGGGTAAGCAGCTCAAAGTGCATATTGCGAAGAAATAA
- a CDS encoding IS30 family transposase yields the protein MSYTHLSIIERSQLDILNRQGWTARAIAKEIGWHHSTVAREINRNHVEGVYEAEVSQRAYQNRRECFIPVGKWTNELAQEVEGRLQQTWSPEQISQRYRTAGNAMVSFKTIYRWLYDGRLARAKISMLRHKGKRRKPLETRGRFLVGKSIKQRPKEIRSRETFGHWELDTVVSSRGKSKACVATLIERKTRLYTAIKMPDRTALSMEIAFGVAASQYPQGTFQTATTDRGKEFACYASLEFTHNIDVYFADPYSSWQRGSNENGNGLLREFFPKGKDFAEVTDDGLATALNLINNRPRKCLGWKTAHESFMEALSHLA from the coding sequence ATGAGCTACACTCATCTTAGCATAATCGAACGAAGTCAGCTAGACATCCTCAACCGACAAGGGTGGACTGCTCGTGCCATTGCTAAAGAGATCGGGTGGCACCATTCCACAGTAGCAAGGGAAATTAACCGTAACCACGTGGAGGGCGTCTATGAGGCAGAAGTCTCTCAACGAGCCTATCAGAATCGACGTGAATGCTTTATTCCCGTAGGGAAATGGACAAATGAACTAGCCCAAGAAGTCGAGGGAAGGCTGCAGCAGACATGGTCTCCTGAACAGATCTCACAGCGCTATAGGACGGCTGGGAACGCAATGGTCTCTTTCAAAACAATCTACCGTTGGCTATACGATGGACGCTTAGCGCGTGCAAAGATAAGCATGCTTCGCCACAAAGGAAAACGCCGTAAACCGTTAGAAACACGAGGACGCTTTCTCGTGGGTAAATCAATTAAACAGCGGCCTAAGGAAATCCGGTCCCGCGAGACATTTGGACACTGGGAACTCGACACCGTTGTGTCTAGTCGTGGAAAGAGCAAGGCATGTGTTGCAACCTTGATTGAGCGAAAGACACGACTATATACGGCCATTAAAATGCCAGACCGAACAGCACTTTCTATGGAAATCGCCTTTGGCGTTGCTGCATCTCAGTATCCTCAGGGCACGTTCCAAACAGCAACCACGGATCGTGGAAAAGAGTTTGCCTGTTATGCCTCATTGGAGTTCACTCACAACATCGATGTCTATTTTGCTGATCCTTATTCATCCTGGCAACGTGGTTCCAATGAGAATGGAAATGGTCTCCTTCGAGAGTTCTTTCCTAAAGGCAAAGACTTCGCTGAGGTGACTGATGATGGACTGGCAACAGCACTCAATCTCATTAATAACCGGCCAAGGAAATGTTTGGGTTGGAAGACTGCTCACGAATCATTCATGGAAGCCCTGTCGCACTTGGCTTGA
- a CDS encoding radical SAM protein, which yields MRYKALELDKPLTYELEGLEIGVTSNCNFRCDYCCAYNRNDGQSIKAKEVIRILDELPGLKRVRLSGGEVTLKFDDCVEIVNYCSSRGIQTQLNSNGSLLNAERIDQLVTAGLTTIHISFNFTTADAFSRYYNIHPSIYEKIRENITMFAATSVDTVLETLLFSETQDNMKEISDHVYAMGVRTHEIQNSIIMDHTGWKSIAAREQLNNAVSELIAMKKEDTILYFTCMDRFMDALGFEEQTGVYFPHCIEGKKQLHLHGNGDILISELCHPVIIGNIYQGTSLKDLYRNMPAPLAQFLDKLPCPALDALFPQGV from the coding sequence ATGAGATATAAAGCATTGGAATTAGACAAACCGCTTACCTATGAGCTGGAAGGCTTAGAAATAGGAGTCACCTCAAACTGTAATTTCCGCTGTGATTATTGTTGTGCATATAATAGAAATGATGGACAAAGCATCAAAGCCAAAGAAGTTATCCGAATTCTTGATGAGCTTCCTGGACTCAAAAGAGTACGCTTGTCTGGTGGCGAGGTCACCTTAAAGTTTGACGACTGTGTGGAGATTGTAAACTACTGCTCATCCAGAGGGATTCAGACACAGCTCAACTCCAACGGCAGTCTTTTAAATGCTGAACGGATTGATCAATTGGTCACGGCAGGATTAACGACGATACATATATCCTTTAATTTTACTACGGCGGACGCCTTCTCTCGTTATTATAATATTCATCCAAGCATCTATGAGAAAATTAGAGAGAACATTACTATGTTCGCGGCAACTAGTGTAGATACGGTGCTGGAGACGCTGTTGTTCAGCGAAACTCAGGATAATATGAAGGAAATTAGTGATCACGTTTACGCGATGGGCGTTAGAACACATGAGATTCAGAATAGTATTATCATGGATCATACGGGCTGGAAGTCTATAGCTGCTCGCGAACAATTAAATAATGCCGTGAGTGAACTGATTGCTATGAAGAAAGAGGATACGATCCTGTATTTCACTTGCATGGACCGTTTTATGGATGCACTTGGGTTCGAGGAGCAGACGGGCGTTTATTTTCCTCACTGCATAGAGGGTAAGAAACAGCTTCATCTACATGGAAATGGGGACATTCTGATCTCTGAATTGTGCCACCCAGTTATTATTGGCAACATTTATCAGGGAACCTCACTAAAGGACTTGTACAGAAACATGCCAGCGCCTTTGGCTCAGTTCCTGGATAAGCTGCCATGCCCAGCACTGGATGCATTGTTTCCACAAGGGGTTTAA